In Propionimicrobium sp. PCR01-08-3, one DNA window encodes the following:
- a CDS encoding sortase, producing the protein MSKKSGATSARPSRSWGGRLLKAAWLLLAVAIVAVAVWSFWVYVGTDQRAAAQARDAIEQFEASCATGDATGTGTSETDAEVIGLLSFPGHGEESWPILAGTGADELGAGVGWYPQTAGVGEVGNTVLAGYRITHGAPFANLLDLNEGDRVEITTCTDVFSYELDVAPRELTVQSGDDWVLDAVPGDSGKRPTGQMITLVTSQDLLPTKDRSVGVGHLISSEPR; encoded by the coding sequence GTGAGCAAGAAGTCAGGCGCGACCAGCGCCCGTCCGTCCAGAAGCTGGGGCGGACGGTTACTGAAGGCCGCCTGGCTGTTGCTTGCCGTGGCGATCGTTGCCGTAGCGGTCTGGTCGTTCTGGGTCTATGTCGGCACCGATCAACGGGCGGCCGCTCAGGCCCGCGACGCGATCGAACAATTCGAGGCCTCATGCGCCACCGGTGATGCTACCGGCACCGGTACCTCGGAAACCGATGCAGAAGTGATCGGATTGCTGAGCTTCCCGGGGCATGGCGAGGAGTCCTGGCCGATCTTGGCCGGAACAGGCGCGGACGAGCTCGGCGCCGGCGTCGGATGGTATCCGCAGACCGCGGGCGTGGGCGAGGTCGGCAACACCGTGCTGGCCGGATACCGGATCACCCACGGCGCGCCGTTCGCGAACCTGCTCGACCTCAACGAGGGCGACCGGGTCGAGATCACCACCTGCACCGATGTTTTCAGCTATGAACTCGATGTGGCCCCACGCGAGCTGACCGTCCAATCAGGCGATGACTGGGTGCTGGACGCAGTTCCCGGCGACTCGGGGAAGCGCCCGACCGGACAGATGATCACCCTGGTCACCAGTCAGGACCTGCTGCCGACCAAGGATCGCTCGGTGGGCGTGGGGCATCTGATCTCGTCCGAACCACGCTGA